In Arsenicicoccus dermatophilus, a genomic segment contains:
- a CDS encoding glycosyltransferase — protein MNQPEAHGFSVLMCVYRADDPRHLAEAFDSVTVEQTRRPAQVVLVQDGPVPPPLEAAIDELVARSVVPVELVRLPVNRGLGVALTEGMARCAHDVVARMDADDISLPTRFAVQVPIVEGGVDCVGSGMLEIGTGRDDVVGTRVPPLSEERIVASSRMAQPFNHPTVVYRRRAVEAAGGYSDFKQMEDYLLFARMIQGGARVANVAEPLLCYRVGEGAYARRGGWSMLRTELALQRRFLRMGFTTPAQCVRNVLVRGVYRIVPEGIRRVAYRAVLAQRGDR, from the coding sequence GTGAACCAGCCCGAGGCGCACGGCTTCAGCGTGCTGATGTGCGTCTACCGCGCCGACGACCCGAGGCATCTCGCCGAGGCCTTCGACTCGGTGACGGTGGAGCAGACCCGACGGCCGGCCCAGGTGGTGCTGGTGCAGGACGGCCCGGTGCCGCCACCGCTGGAGGCCGCCATCGACGAGCTGGTCGCCCGGTCGGTCGTCCCGGTCGAGCTGGTGCGGCTGCCCGTCAACCGCGGGCTCGGCGTCGCTCTCACCGAGGGTATGGCGCGCTGCGCGCACGACGTCGTGGCCCGGATGGATGCCGACGACATCTCGCTGCCCACCCGCTTCGCGGTGCAGGTGCCGATCGTCGAGGGCGGGGTGGACTGCGTGGGCTCGGGGATGCTGGAGATCGGCACCGGTCGCGACGACGTGGTCGGCACCCGGGTGCCCCCGCTGTCCGAGGAGCGGATCGTCGCGTCCTCGCGGATGGCGCAGCCCTTCAACCACCCGACGGTCGTCTACCGCCGGCGCGCGGTCGAGGCGGCGGGTGGCTACTCCGACTTCAAGCAGATGGAGGACTACCTGCTCTTCGCCCGGATGATCCAGGGCGGGGCGCGGGTGGCCAACGTCGCCGAGCCGCTGCTGTGCTACCGCGTGGGGGAGGGGGCCTACGCCCGCCGGGGCGGCTGGTCGATGCTGCGCACCGAGCTGGCGCTGCAGCGGCGCTTCCTGCGGATGGGTTTCACCACGCCCGCGCAGTGCGTCCGCAACGTGCTGGTGCGCGGGGTCTACCGGATCGTCCCCGAGGGCATCCGGCGGGTCGCCTACCGCGCGGTGCTCGCGCAGCGCGGTGACCGCTGA